One Brevibacillus choshinensis genomic window carries:
- a CDS encoding AbgT family transporter — protein MSAQPAKINQHEQHSDGVGLLKWVERIGNKLPNPFMLFLYLIAILMVVTALLSFFHVTAIDPIKNEQVAVKNLLSQEGLQWLLPNIIKNFSGFLPLGSILTLMLGVGLAEKVGLLEAVIRKMSLRVSARYASYLVAFIAFFSHVSSDAAFVIMPPLGALIFLAVGRNPIAGLLAAIAGVGSGFSANILIVTTDVLLSGISSEISKAVDPNVTVSVLDNWFFMSASVILLSAAIGFITDKFVEPKLGVYKGEKRSKLEDLSDIQKKGLRAAGIAALVFIAVLAALVLPANGILRDPKQGTIVPSPFISGIVPVILLFFFTVAITYGIRVGMIKKQNDIPALLTDPIKGMAGFIVMVFPLSQFVAMFNWSNMGSFLALSITDVLEKMNMTGAPVFIGLMFLSAFLCMFIASGSAIWSLLAPVFVPMFMALGFHPAFAQIAFRVADSSVIPFAIVSPFIPLFLGFLQEYKKDAKLGTYYSLILPYPIAIFILWTLMLVVWYFVGLPIGPGVYPHL, from the coding sequence ATGAGTGCACAACCAGCAAAAATCAACCAACATGAGCAACATTCAGATGGAGTCGGCCTTTTGAAATGGGTCGAGCGGATCGGGAACAAGCTGCCAAATCCGTTCATGCTGTTCCTTTATCTGATTGCAATATTGATGGTCGTAACAGCGCTGCTGTCCTTTTTTCATGTAACAGCGATTGACCCGATCAAGAATGAACAGGTAGCTGTCAAAAACTTGCTGAGCCAAGAAGGGCTGCAATGGCTGCTGCCCAACATCATCAAAAACTTCTCAGGATTTTTACCGCTTGGCTCCATTTTGACCTTGATGCTCGGGGTAGGGCTTGCTGAGAAAGTCGGGCTTCTGGAAGCGGTTATTCGCAAAATGTCGCTCCGCGTAAGCGCTAGGTATGCGAGCTATTTGGTAGCATTCATCGCGTTTTTCAGCCACGTTTCCTCTGATGCTGCTTTCGTTATCATGCCTCCACTCGGAGCATTGATTTTCCTTGCTGTAGGTCGTAACCCGATAGCGGGTCTGCTGGCCGCGATCGCTGGTGTCGGTTCTGGTTTTTCTGCGAACATCCTGATTGTGACCACCGACGTGCTGCTCTCCGGTATCAGCTCGGAGATTTCCAAGGCCGTTGATCCGAATGTAACCGTAAGCGTTTTGGACAACTGGTTCTTCATGTCCGCTTCCGTCATCTTGCTGTCTGCGGCCATCGGTTTTATCACAGACAAGTTTGTCGAACCGAAGCTGGGTGTCTACAAAGGGGAGAAACGCAGCAAGCTGGAAGATTTGTCTGACATTCAAAAGAAAGGCCTGCGTGCAGCAGGGATCGCCGCGCTGGTGTTCATCGCTGTACTCGCAGCATTGGTTCTGCCTGCAAACGGTATCCTGCGCGATCCAAAACAAGGCACCATCGTTCCTTCTCCATTCATTTCAGGCATCGTGCCAGTCATCTTGCTGTTCTTCTTCACAGTAGCGATCACATACGGTATTCGAGTAGGCATGATCAAAAAGCAAAACGACATTCCTGCTTTGCTGACCGACCCGATCAAAGGAATGGCTGGATTCATCGTCATGGTGTTCCCGCTGTCTCAATTCGTGGCGATGTTTAACTGGAGCAACATGGGTAGCTTCCTCGCCCTGTCCATTACAGACGTGCTGGAAAAAATGAACATGACTGGAGCACCGGTCTTTATCGGCTTGATGTTCCTGTCCGCGTTCCTCTGCATGTTCATCGCCAGCGGTTCGGCGATTTGGTCTCTCTTGGCGCCGGTGTTCGTTCCGATGTTCATGGCTTTGGGATTCCACCCTGCATTTGCGCAAATTGCATTCCGGGTAGCCGACTCTTCCGTGATTCCGTTCGCGATCGTGTCGCCGTTCATCCCGCTGTTCCTGGGCTTCTTGCAGGAATACAAAAAAGATGCCAAGCTGGGAACCTACTATTCCTTGATTCTGCCTTACCCGATCGCCATCTTCATTCTTTGGACACTGATGCTGGTCGTCTGGTATTTCGTAGGCTTGCCAATCGGTCCTGGGGTCTATCCGCATCTCTAA
- a CDS encoding amidohydrolase → MLDLVSLRRDFHMHPEVGFTEFRTASKVVEILTSLGYDVIYGQDALDGPSRRGLPAQGVLEEAYERALRDGANPAIVEKMRGGYTAVIGVKKGKTDGPTVAFRFDMDALPVLESTDGDHFPEANGFRSRYEGNMHACAHDGHTTLGLGLAEKLANGDFAGTLKLIFQPAEEGVRGAYSIVQKGLLDDVDYLFCQHLGVNVPLGEIHGGSHGLLATTKMLAHFHGVSSHAGASPEHGKNALLGAATALLNIHAITRFSTAATRINVGVLEGGTAANIIPAYAKMIVETRSETEEVNAEVEKRVRNIIASSAAMHELDYAIEVIGAAIPINYDEDMADLALEEARHVEGFHSFKKGEYNAMGSEDASFMIKRVQERGGKGTYMSIGTDIPAPHHHPKFDIQEEILPRSVELLTRIAKRLLT, encoded by the coding sequence ATGTTGGATCTGGTTTCATTACGAAGAGATTTTCACATGCATCCGGAAGTTGGTTTCACGGAATTTCGTACAGCTTCGAAAGTGGTAGAAATTCTGACTTCCCTGGGCTATGACGTGATTTATGGACAAGACGCGCTGGACGGGCCTTCTCGCAGAGGCCTTCCGGCGCAGGGAGTGTTAGAAGAAGCTTACGAACGGGCATTGCGTGATGGCGCGAACCCTGCCATTGTGGAAAAAATGCGCGGCGGCTACACGGCTGTGATCGGTGTGAAAAAAGGGAAAACGGATGGACCTACCGTTGCTTTCCGCTTCGATATGGATGCTTTGCCCGTACTGGAAAGCACAGATGGGGATCATTTCCCAGAGGCAAACGGCTTCCGTTCCCGCTATGAAGGGAACATGCACGCTTGTGCCCACGACGGTCATACCACCCTTGGTCTGGGGCTGGCGGAAAAGCTGGCAAACGGTGATTTTGCCGGTACGCTCAAATTGATCTTCCAACCTGCTGAAGAAGGTGTGCGCGGCGCTTACTCGATCGTGCAAAAAGGGCTCCTGGACGATGTCGACTACCTTTTCTGCCAGCACTTGGGAGTCAATGTACCATTGGGTGAAATTCACGGCGGCTCGCACGGATTGCTCGCCACCACCAAAATGCTCGCACATTTCCACGGTGTGTCTTCCCACGCCGGAGCATCGCCGGAGCATGGGAAAAACGCCTTGCTGGGTGCAGCTACTGCTTTGCTCAACATTCATGCGATTACGCGTTTTAGCACAGCAGCGACCCGCATCAACGTAGGGGTGCTGGAAGGCGGAACTGCAGCGAACATCATCCCGGCTTATGCCAAAATGATCGTGGAGACCCGCTCCGAGACAGAAGAGGTCAATGCGGAGGTAGAAAAACGGGTACGAAACATCATTGCGAGCAGTGCAGCGATGCACGAGCTGGACTATGCGATTGAGGTCATCGGGGCGGCCATCCCAATCAACTACGATGAAGATATGGCAGACTTGGCTTTGGAAGAAGCGAGACACGTCGAAGGGTTCCACTCCTTTAAAAAGGGCGAATATAACGCGATGGGCAGCGAGGATGCCAGCTTCATGATCAAGCGCGTACAGGAGCGCGGCGGCAAGGGAACGTACATGTCGATTGGTACGGATATCCCGGCACCTCACCACCATCCGAAGTTCGATATTCAGGAAGAAATTCTTCCGCGCAGTGTCGAACTGCTCACTCGCATTGCAAAACGGCTTCTTACTTAA
- a CDS encoding M20 family metallopeptidase, which produces MHTQRIADMIESKRESFIKVADRIWEFAETRFEEYQSAELLANTLESEGFTVERGVGGIKTAFVGSFGSGSPVVAILGEFDALSGMSQKKGQAKQEALVPGANGHGCGHNLLGTASLAAAVAVKQYMEENNLPGTVRYYGCPGEEGGSGKTFMARAGLFDDVDFALCWHPMGYNSIMAMNSLANYQVYFKFSGKSSHAAASPHLGRSALDAVELMNVGVNYLREHIIPEARVHYAITNSGGLSPNVVQPYAEVLYLVRAPIVAQVQEIYERVCKIAKGAALMTETEVEIVFDKACSNLIQNKTLEQVMYRNFQELGVPVHDEEELQLAKAVRATLTEQELRTSEVQTPGGPDADMVTWLNEYTGELRPLNGSTDVGDVSWITPTAQCTTACFINGSTLHSWQWVTLGATSMAHKGMLHAGKVMASTAVDMLKNPEMIDKAKAELKERLGNSTYVNPIPEGVMPSVKK; this is translated from the coding sequence ATGCATACACAACGGATTGCAGACATGATCGAAAGCAAAAGAGAGTCGTTTATCAAAGTAGCTGACCGCATCTGGGAATTTGCGGAGACGCGTTTTGAAGAGTACCAGTCGGCTGAGCTGCTCGCGAACACCCTGGAGAGCGAAGGGTTTACCGTAGAGAGAGGTGTCGGCGGGATCAAGACGGCTTTTGTCGGAAGCTTCGGAAGTGGCAGCCCGGTTGTGGCGATCTTGGGAGAATTTGATGCCCTGTCCGGCATGAGCCAGAAAAAAGGACAGGCAAAACAAGAAGCGTTGGTGCCGGGAGCGAACGGACACGGCTGCGGGCACAATCTGCTCGGGACCGCTTCCCTGGCAGCAGCGGTAGCGGTCAAGCAATACATGGAGGAAAACAACCTGCCAGGTACCGTTCGCTACTATGGATGCCCGGGTGAAGAGGGCGGCTCCGGCAAGACCTTCATGGCGCGTGCAGGGCTGTTCGATGACGTGGATTTTGCCCTTTGCTGGCATCCGATGGGCTACAACAGCATCATGGCGATGAACTCGCTGGCGAACTATCAGGTGTACTTCAAGTTCAGCGGGAAAAGCTCCCACGCAGCTGCAAGCCCGCATCTCGGACGAAGCGCACTGGACGCGGTCGAGCTGATGAACGTCGGCGTGAACTACCTGCGTGAGCACATCATCCCGGAAGCACGTGTGCACTATGCGATCACGAATTCTGGCGGACTTTCCCCGAATGTAGTGCAGCCGTACGCGGAAGTGCTCTATCTGGTGCGAGCACCGATCGTGGCTCAAGTGCAGGAGATCTACGAGCGTGTCTGCAAAATCGCCAAAGGCGCTGCGCTCATGACAGAGACCGAAGTGGAAATCGTGTTTGACAAAGCCTGCTCCAACCTCATTCAAAACAAGACACTGGAACAGGTCATGTATCGCAACTTCCAGGAGCTCGGGGTGCCGGTGCACGATGAAGAAGAGCTGCAGCTGGCCAAAGCCGTTCGTGCGACTTTGACTGAACAGGAGCTCCGTACATCCGAAGTGCAGACGCCAGGAGGCCCTGACGCGGACATGGTGACATGGCTGAATGAGTATACGGGAGAGCTGCGACCGCTGAACGGTTCTACAGACGTCGGGGATGTAAGCTGGATTACACCGACGGCGCAATGCACGACCGCTTGCTTTATCAACGGCTCGACACTGCATTCCTGGCAATGGGTAACGCTGGGCGCGACATCCATGGCTCATAAAGGAATGCTGCACGCTGGGAAAGTCATGGCATCTACGGCAGTGGACATGCTGAAAAACCCAGAGATGATCGACAAAGCCAAAGCGGAGCTGAAAGAGCGTCTCGGCAACTCTACCTATGTGAATCCAATCCCTGAAGGCGTCATGCCATCTGTTAAGAAGTAA
- a CDS encoding GNAT family N-acetyltransferase: protein MDIRIELAKRDDFSEMIQLADLTLPDRMNLHELKKYIELFPELIFKATHEGKLIGFGCAGIDMYQTTGWLLFSNVHQEYQGKGIGKKLVEARLQALRQHTTLQRVLVTVSETNIKSIRALEAFGFTLAKKEEDYYGTGKQRNIMELPMLTIPNLADKEAGVAMNPLL from the coding sequence ATGGACATACGAATTGAACTGGCAAAAAGGGACGATTTCTCCGAGATGATTCAGCTGGCAGATTTGACGCTGCCGGATCGCATGAATCTGCACGAATTGAAGAAGTACATCGAGCTGTTTCCCGAACTGATCTTCAAGGCAACCCATGAAGGCAAGTTAATCGGCTTTGGGTGTGCGGGAATCGACATGTATCAGACGACGGGCTGGCTCTTGTTCAGCAATGTGCACCAGGAGTATCAGGGCAAAGGGATCGGCAAAAAGCTGGTTGAAGCACGTCTGCAGGCTCTGCGTCAACACACCACCCTCCAGCGTGTTCTCGTCACCGTCAGCGAAACCAATATCAAATCCATCCGGGCGTTAGAAGCATTCGGCTTTACGCTCGCGAAAAAGGAAGAGGACTACTATGGGACAGGCAAGCAGCGCAACATCATGGAGCTGCCTATGCTGACCATACCAAACCTAGCGGACAAAGAAGCAGGAGTGGCGATGAACCCTCTCTTGTAA
- a CDS encoding dihydroxyacetone kinase subunit DhaK codes for MSQAVNRMKKFLNDPENVVDEMLEGLLLAHPNQLKSVRSDNRALVRAGGPTNGKVAIATGGGSGHLPLFLGYVGPGMLDGVAVGNIFASPSARQMLDVTRAINSGAGVLYIYGNYGGDVMNFDMAAELAEMEDIRVETVVATDDVASMPKGNEAGRRGVAGMFYLYKLAGAKAEQMATLDEVKRIAEKANANVRTMGVALTPCILPAVGHPTFTIGEGEMEIGMGIHGEPGIHRGTIETAEEVAKSLVSTILQDLPIEAGNDVSVLINGLGATPLEELYVVYRSVHQLLAEKGIRVYRPYIGEFATSMEMAGLSVSILKLDDELRELLDAPFQTPFHVQQS; via the coding sequence ATGAGCCAAGCAGTGAATCGGATGAAAAAATTCCTGAATGATCCGGAAAATGTGGTGGATGAAATGCTGGAAGGGTTGCTCCTCGCTCATCCAAACCAGTTGAAGAGTGTGCGCAGTGACAATCGTGCACTAGTCAGAGCGGGCGGTCCCACCAATGGAAAGGTCGCCATTGCGACGGGAGGCGGCTCGGGACATTTGCCGTTGTTCTTGGGTTACGTGGGGCCAGGGATGCTGGATGGCGTCGCTGTGGGTAATATTTTTGCTTCGCCGAGTGCGAGGCAGATGCTGGATGTAACTCGTGCCATCAACAGTGGTGCCGGTGTTTTGTACATATACGGTAATTACGGCGGGGATGTCATGAACTTCGATATGGCCGCAGAGCTTGCCGAGATGGAGGACATTCGGGTGGAGACGGTAGTCGCTACTGATGATGTGGCCTCCATGCCCAAAGGGAACGAAGCGGGACGACGTGGTGTTGCAGGAATGTTCTACCTGTATAAGCTGGCTGGTGCAAAGGCGGAGCAAATGGCTACCCTCGATGAAGTGAAGCGTATTGCGGAAAAGGCAAATGCCAACGTGCGTACCATGGGAGTGGCTCTGACTCCGTGCATCCTTCCGGCAGTCGGGCATCCGACGTTTACCATCGGAGAGGGAGAGATGGAAATCGGAATGGGGATTCACGGTGAGCCAGGCATCCATCGCGGCACGATCGAGACCGCAGAAGAAGTCGCTAAATCTCTAGTGTCCACCATCCTGCAGGACTTGCCAATCGAAGCTGGAAATGACGTCTCCGTACTGATCAATGGCTTGGGGGCAACTCCTTTAGAAGAGTTGTATGTGGTCTATCGCTCCGTTCATCAGCTTCTGGCAGAAAAGGGAATCCGCGTCTACCGGCCATATATCGGGGAGTTTGCGACTTCTATGGAAATGGCAGGATTGTCCGTCTCCATTTTGAAGCTGGATGACGAACTGCGCGAATTGCTCGATGCTCCTTTCCAGACTCCGTTTCATGTACAGCAATCCTAA
- the dhaL gene encoding dihydroxyacetone kinase subunit DhaL: MRETLVFEDVQAVLQEVGKRMDENKDFLCQLDGALGDGDIGLTMSNGFRAVNDHLIATAESDIGKALMSAALEMGEAVASTMGTLMSSALFRAGKAIQGKTELAPDEVILLFQAIVQGLKERGKANVGDKTILDSLVPAVEAMQKARGEGKSLVETMLAASEAADKGAKETIDMQSLHGRAARYLERSIGHQDPGAAVGALFVKGFSDGITAAMLR, from the coding sequence GTGAGAGAAACCCTCGTGTTTGAAGATGTTCAGGCGGTCCTGCAAGAAGTGGGCAAGAGAATGGATGAGAACAAAGACTTCCTTTGTCAATTGGATGGAGCATTGGGAGACGGAGATATCGGGCTGACCATGTCAAACGGTTTTCGTGCGGTCAACGATCATCTGATTGCCACAGCCGAGAGCGATATCGGAAAGGCATTGATGAGCGCTGCGCTGGAAATGGGAGAAGCCGTAGCCTCCACGATGGGAACCTTGATGTCATCTGCATTGTTCCGAGCAGGCAAAGCCATTCAGGGAAAAACGGAGCTTGCTCCCGATGAGGTCATCCTGCTTTTTCAGGCGATCGTTCAAGGATTGAAGGAACGCGGGAAAGCGAATGTCGGCGACAAGACGATTCTGGATTCGCTGGTACCAGCTGTCGAAGCGATGCAAAAGGCGCGGGGTGAGGGCAAGTCACTGGTAGAAACGATGCTGGCCGCATCTGAGGCTGCGGACAAAGGCGCCAAAGAAACGATAGACATGCAGTCCCTGCATGGTAGAGCAGCGAGATATTTGGAGCGCTCGATCGGTCACCAGGACCCCGGCGCGGCAGTGGGAGCTCTTTTTGTCAAAGGTTTTTCCGATGGGATCACAGCCGCGATGCTGCGATAG
- a CDS encoding dihydrodipicolinate synthase family protein — protein sequence MKHLHGVTTAMVTPFGEDGQVDHDQMRNLTEFLISKGVHCLYPLGTTGEMLRLSVQERKEVAQTVVKAAANRVTVFIHVGAMNQEDTIELARHAHEVGADGVGVVTPVFFGATDKELEEYFVAVASSVPADFPVYLYNIPQCAANDLKSDVVQRIASRCKNVIGIKYSYPDMLRTNEYLAVNQGTFSVSHGTDRLFLAGLAMGCEGTVSGVSCVYPEPFVALYQAFQDHDLEKARELQRIAIRYCETLKNGSNMAYFKAALRMRGIDVGKMREPQLDLTTEEREALQACLQKLDEASKEVVCQS from the coding sequence ATGAAGCATTTGCACGGTGTCACAACAGCGATGGTTACCCCGTTTGGTGAAGATGGTCAGGTGGACCATGACCAGATGAGGAACTTGACGGAGTTCTTGATTTCCAAAGGAGTTCATTGCCTTTATCCATTGGGAACCACAGGCGAAATGCTCCGTTTGTCGGTGCAAGAGCGAAAAGAGGTCGCCCAGACAGTCGTGAAAGCGGCGGCCAATCGGGTAACGGTATTCATCCATGTCGGTGCCATGAATCAAGAGGACACGATTGAACTCGCGAGACATGCGCATGAAGTCGGTGCAGATGGTGTAGGCGTAGTAACTCCCGTATTCTTTGGAGCCACTGACAAAGAGCTGGAGGAGTACTTCGTAGCTGTCGCATCCAGCGTCCCTGCTGATTTTCCGGTCTATCTCTACAACATTCCGCAATGTGCGGCAAACGATCTGAAGAGCGATGTCGTCCAGAGAATCGCGAGCCGCTGCAAAAATGTGATCGGGATTAAGTACAGCTATCCGGATATGCTGAGGACCAACGAGTATCTCGCAGTAAACCAAGGCACCTTTTCGGTATCGCACGGGACAGACCGATTGTTCTTGGCTGGGCTCGCTATGGGCTGTGAAGGAACGGTTTCCGGGGTCTCCTGTGTGTACCCTGAGCCGTTTGTAGCACTCTATCAAGCGTTTCAAGACCATGACCTGGAAAAAGCGAGAGAGCTGCAGCGAATCGCCATCCGGTATTGCGAAACCTTAAAAAATGGCAGCAACATGGCTTATTTTAAAGCAGCGTTGCGAATGAGAGGGATCGATGTCGGCAAAATGAGAGAGCCTCAGCTCGATCTGACAACAGAAGAGAGAGAGGCGTTGCAAGCGTGTCTGCAAAAGCTCGATGAAGCATCGAAGGAAGTTGTCTGCCAGTCATAG
- a CDS encoding LacI family DNA-binding transcriptional regulator — translation MKKVTIKDVAKQAGVSIGTVSKVLNDKGYVSGGIYKRVTDAIQELNYQVNANARSLKASKTNKVGVIVQDISNPYMMSIAKTIEDKIRPSHYHMLVMSHNEDPDTERELLQLILEQRVDGLVLVPTSGNADMIQKVLDHKIPVVLVDRKVEGITTDYIVDDNYYGSYESIAYLHSLGHKRIGVIYGTTNSSIGKERYEGAVDALKHFGCSNEEALLVSGKFKAEDAYKATIELLFLPEPPTAIYCCNNTMTVGMLKAIQEQAWRFPEDVSIISYGDLNQWELIQPPLTLMTQPLKRIGVEAAIILKNRLTMEEPFPPKQIVIKPELLVRASCARRSEGE, via the coding sequence ATGAAAAAGGTCACGATTAAAGACGTAGCAAAACAAGCCGGCGTATCGATTGGTACGGTTTCAAAAGTGTTAAATGACAAAGGATATGTGAGCGGCGGGATATACAAACGGGTAACCGATGCGATCCAGGAGCTGAACTATCAGGTGAATGCGAATGCGCGAAGCCTGAAAGCCTCCAAGACAAACAAGGTCGGGGTCATCGTACAGGATATTTCCAATCCGTACATGATGTCGATTGCGAAAACCATCGAAGATAAAATCCGTCCCAGTCATTATCACATGCTCGTCATGAGCCACAATGAAGATCCTGATACCGAACGCGAACTGCTGCAGTTGATCTTGGAACAAAGGGTGGATGGACTGGTTCTGGTCCCCACGAGCGGTAATGCGGACATGATTCAGAAAGTTCTGGACCATAAAATCCCGGTCGTGCTGGTCGATCGCAAGGTAGAGGGCATCACGACAGATTACATTGTCGATGACAATTATTACGGTTCCTATGAATCGATCGCCTACCTTCATTCGTTGGGCCATAAACGGATCGGAGTCATCTATGGAACGACGAACAGCTCGATCGGGAAAGAACGGTACGAAGGTGCTGTAGATGCTCTCAAGCATTTTGGGTGCTCCAATGAAGAGGCGTTGCTGGTCTCGGGGAAATTCAAGGCGGAGGACGCCTACAAAGCGACCATCGAGCTGTTGTTCTTGCCCGAGCCGCCGACTGCTATCTACTGCTGCAACAACACCATGACGGTAGGAATGCTAAAAGCCATCCAGGAACAAGCCTGGCGCTTTCCTGAGGACGTTTCCATCATTTCATACGGAGATCTGAATCAATGGGAACTGATTCAGCCTCCCTTGACGCTGATGACACAGCCGCTCAAGAGAATTGGGGTGGAGGCAGCCATTATCCTCAAAAATCGACTGACGATGGAAGAGCCGTTTCCACCCAAGCAAATCGTGATAAAGCCGGAGCTGCTGGTACGTGCATCCTGTGCCAGAAGATCAGAAGGGGAGTAG
- a CDS encoding tripartite tricarboxylate transporter TctB family protein has translation MKRQNAGVWVGGIVVLFALIIFIQSLSLKYYTKFGPGPGLFPIWLSGILLLIGIAYIWHSLRKEVITWADILPKGREMGNVLSVILAVAIFMIIVNVTGFIIASTVLLFILLRREYKWYTGLGISSGVSIVLFLVFKSFFTIPLPVNMFGW, from the coding sequence ATGAAGAGGCAAAATGCAGGCGTATGGGTCGGGGGCATCGTGGTTCTTTTTGCCTTGATTATCTTTATCCAATCGCTTTCCCTGAAGTACTACACCAAATTCGGCCCTGGACCTGGTCTGTTTCCCATATGGCTAAGTGGCATTCTTCTGCTGATCGGCATCGCGTACATATGGCACTCTTTGAGAAAAGAAGTGATTACCTGGGCCGATATTTTACCAAAAGGACGAGAAATGGGAAACGTGTTGTCGGTCATTCTCGCCGTGGCCATTTTCATGATCATTGTTAATGTGACGGGTTTTATCATCGCGAGCACGGTTCTTCTCTTCATTCTTTTGCGCCGGGAGTATAAATGGTACACAGGCTTGGGGATTTCCTCTGGAGTATCGATTGTGCTGTTTCTCGTTTTCAAATCTTTTTTTACGATTCCGCTACCCGTTAACATGTTTGGGTGGTAA
- a CDS encoding tripartite tricarboxylate transporter permease, which translates to MEALGQLIGGFETAFTWWNLLYCLIGVTVGMLVGVLPGLGPTTGTALLIPMTFGMEPVSAIIMLSGIYYGSMYGGTITSVLINTPGEAASVITCLDGHPLAKQGRAGVALGVAGIGSFIGGTISIIGLAFIGPALAELALKFGPPEFFALMIFGLIMVIGLMGRSLIRGLIAAFMGLILSLIGMDPVSGAVRFTFGEAHLMNGLDLVTVAMGLFGLSEILFGMENLQNLDKPAKVKGLLPRKEEWRPTLSAIGRGTGLGFFVGLIPGSNSVIPAILSYTLEKRIAKDPSRFGKGAIEGVAGPETANNSYCGAALIPLFTLGIPSSPTIAIILGAFIMHGLTPGPTLFQNNPDFVWAIIASMFIGNLILLIMNLPMAGMWAKIAAVPPKLLYPLILIISIIGAYTVSNSLWDVGVMFVFGIVGYVMKKLDIPMAPIVLTFVLSKLMENSLLQSIKMLEGNVLHLFARPISGTLLVLSLIVLVLSVIAEVKKKKASFAGDVEM; encoded by the coding sequence ATGGAAGCACTTGGACAACTAATCGGTGGATTTGAGACAGCCTTCACCTGGTGGAATCTATTGTATTGTCTGATTGGGGTCACAGTGGGGATGCTGGTAGGGGTTCTTCCCGGGCTCGGCCCTACTACGGGTACCGCTTTATTAATCCCTATGACCTTTGGAATGGAGCCTGTATCGGCCATCATCATGCTTTCGGGAATTTACTATGGGTCCATGTATGGAGGAACGATTACTTCTGTCTTGATCAATACGCCAGGCGAAGCGGCATCCGTGATTACTTGTCTGGATGGTCATCCTTTGGCAAAGCAGGGAAGAGCCGGCGTCGCATTGGGTGTCGCGGGGATCGGCTCTTTTATCGGAGGGACGATCTCCATAATCGGTCTTGCTTTTATAGGCCCTGCGTTGGCGGAACTGGCACTCAAATTTGGGCCGCCCGAGTTTTTTGCCCTCATGATATTCGGTCTGATCATGGTGATCGGCCTGATGGGCAGATCTTTGATCCGTGGCTTAATCGCTGCTTTTATGGGACTGATTCTGTCTCTGATCGGAATGGACCCGGTCTCGGGTGCTGTCCGCTTTACGTTTGGGGAAGCGCACTTGATGAACGGTCTGGATCTCGTCACCGTGGCAATGGGACTATTCGGACTTTCTGAAATCCTGTTCGGAATGGAAAATCTGCAAAATTTGGATAAGCCGGCAAAGGTAAAGGGTCTCCTCCCGCGCAAGGAAGAGTGGAGACCGACACTGAGTGCCATCGGACGAGGGACTGGTCTTGGCTTTTTCGTAGGACTGATCCCCGGCTCGAATTCGGTCATACCTGCAATCCTTTCCTACACCTTGGAGAAGCGGATTGCCAAGGATCCTTCCCGCTTTGGGAAAGGGGCCATTGAAGGAGTGGCTGGGCCGGAAACAGCAAACAACTCGTACTGCGGCGCAGCATTGATCCCTTTATTTACACTGGGAATACCCAGTTCACCTACGATCGCGATTATACTGGGAGCCTTCATCATGCACGGCCTGACTCCGGGGCCGACGCTCTTCCAGAACAATCCTGATTTCGTGTGGGCCATCATTGCGAGCATGTTTATCGGGAACCTGATTCTTTTGATCATGAATCTCCCGATGGCAGGGATGTGGGCCAAAATTGCGGCGGTGCCTCCCAAGTTGCTGTACCCGCTCATTCTGATCATTTCCATCATCGGTGCATACACAGTGAGCAACAGTTTGTGGGATGTCGGTGTCATGTTCGTATTCGGGATCGTCGGTTATGTCATGAAGAAGCTGGATATCCCGATGGCGCCCATCGTCTTGACCTTTGTCCTGAGTAAATTGATGGAAAACTCCTTGCTGCAGTCGATCAAAATGCTTGAAGGGAATGTCCTGCATTTGTTTGCGAGGCCGATCTCCGGGACGCTGCTGGTGCTTTCCCTCATCGTTCTGGTTTTGAGCGTCATTGCAGAAGTGAAGAAGAAGAAAGCGAGCTTCGCGGGAGATGTAGAAATGTAG